The sequence CGTTTTCATATTAACGCCCTTATATTTTCTAATGGTTATTTCTAACATGCTATGGTGGTGTGATAGAAAAAGACTATATTAAGAGGAGATATTCTTATGCGTATAGTTAGAAATTTATTTCTTGTATCGCTTGTGGCTTATAGTAGCGCGTTCGCAGTGGATTTAGAAACCGAGACTAAAAGCGAAAAAAAAAGCAGTAAAAAGTTTTACAAACTCCATAAAAACCATGGATTAAAAACCGAGGCTAAAAACGACAAAAAGCTTTATGATTTCACTAAAAATAGTGCTTTAGAAGGCATAGATTTAGAAAAAAGCCCTAGCCTTGAAAGCCATAAAAAAAGCGACAAAAAGTTTTACAAGCAACTCGCTAAAAACAATATCGCCGAAGGGGTGAGCGTGCCGATTGTTAATTTCAATAAAGCTCTGTCTTTTGGGCCTTATTTTGAAAGGACTAAAAGCAAAAAAACCCAATACATGGACGGCGGGTTGATGATGCACATCCGCTTTTAAGCCCTTATTCATAATCCAAAAACGCATGTGCTTTAAGAGCAAGGGTTTTAGGGAAATACCGCACAAACAAATCCAAGAACACTTTCTCGCCAAAGAAATCCCCAGCGATCGTTACTTCTTGGACACTAAAATTTTGTGCGTTATCCCAAATGAAATTCCCTAAAAACTCCGCTAAAGAATCCAAAATCCCCAAACTCAAGATTTCATTTTCCACGCCTGCGAGCCTGAAACTCATCGCACTGTGCATGATCTTTGAAAAGTTTAAAGCCATTTTGAAAGAGTCGTCTTTAAGGATTTTATAATCAATCCTAGGGCCTTTAGGGCGTAAGCATTCTTTAGCCAAAGGAATAACGCTCTGTGCGCAAAAATCCTCGCTATAACCCAAAACAAACCCTAAAATGCGAAAAAAATCCAATAAATTCGCACCCCCTAGATTGTATTTAGAAAGCTCTACAATGCGCGCGTAAAAATCAGGGAATTTAGTAGCGTAGTTTTGTAGCATTCTGGAGGCTTTTTCATCTTGTTTGAGGAGATTAAATATTTGATTGAAATCAAAACTAACGCTTAAAAGCGTTTTTAAAGAACCATTAGCATGCAATAACAACCTTGTAGGGCGCTTGAAACTGAGATACAAAACGATAGAATGCGGCGTTTCTTTTAAAAACTCTAGCTCATCTTTAAAAGCAATGGCAGAAAGATGGTTTTCCAACACGAATTTTTTAGTAGGCGTGATCAAGCGTTTAGGGGTTTTAAAAAGCGCTTCATAATACAAAAGCGCTTCTTGCGGATCATTTGCATGGATAAAAACAAATTCTATCCCCTCATCTTGTAAAATATGACACAATAAATTCAATATGGGGTCATAGGGTAGTTGGACTATGATTTCATCGTTTTTAAAAGTGTCCTTAAACACGCTTTTTAATGGGGCTTTGATGGAGGGTTTTTCCAAACTAGCCAAATATTTAGCGTCCTCTAAAGGCAGTTTAGTGCAGCTCAAAATGCTAGAAAGATCGCTAAAAATAACGCTTGGAGAGGGATTTTTTAAAGAAAGGGATAATGCTCCTCTAGAAGTGAAAATAGGGATAAAATCCTGTGTTTTAAGCATCTCTTTTAATTGCGTTAAGCAATCTATAAGCTCTTTAGGGCTATGGATTATAGCCCCCTTAAAAGCGGTGTTTTTGACAAAACCCAACGCATTGGCATACAAAGACGCATTTTTGTCTAAAAAATCTTGATGCTCTTTAGCGTTCATAAAAAGGGGCTTTGAAAGGCTTGTTGCTTGGAAAAGATTTTCATCTAAAGGCTCTGTGATTTCCTTTAAAGACAAAAAGCTAAAATCTAAAGAAAAGGGCAAGATCTCGCTTAATTTTTGTGCGAACTCTAAGGTGGTTTCAGCGCTCGCTTGGAGATAGAAAGAAGTCGTATTATCCTTATAAACGCTATAAAAACACGCTTGCAAATGGAGTGCCATTTGCTCTAAAAGGGGCGTAAAATTCAGACTTGTTTCTTCATTAGCGCATTTAAAAAGAAAAACAAACGCCAATTCAAAAACCCTTATAAGAGAGTTCAGCGATACACTCTAAAGCGATATGATCGGTGCGTTGCATTTGAACTCCCCATGCGTTGAGTTGGGTTTCTATGGCTTTTAAGGCTGTTTCTAAAGCGTTTAAAATTTCGCTTGAAAGCTTGAAAGTGGTCTCGCTCCCTATCACAAAAGGCACAAGCCCCACGATAAAAGTTTTAGGCAAATCCCCTAAAAACTCCGTGAGCCTTAAAGTGTGTAGCATTTCCACTTCATGCGCGCTCCCAGCCCATGTGATTTCTTTAGGGGCGTCCTTAAAATCAAAAGCATAAACCGATCCTATTTCAACGCCTTTAGCGCTCACGCAATCCAAAATCAAAACCTTTTCATACGAAGTGATCAAAGGAATGAGTTGCTGAGCCATAGTCCCCCCATCTATAATATCCACGCTAGGGAAAAAAGAAAAATTTCTTTTGAGATAGTGGGCTAGATGCACCCCAATGCCTTCATCGCCAAAAAGGATATTGCCAATGCCTAGAATTAGGATTTTTTGACTCATTCTTTGGTATAACCATAGCCATTAATCATAGAATCCGCCCCCGAACTTTCATACCTGATAGAATGGAAAAACACCATATAAACATGCACAGGGACAAACAAAATAATCCCCCAAGTCGCTAAGTGGTGGATGAAACGAACATTCGCTAACCCCCCACAAAGCGCTTCAAACCACTTAAAAGCGCTTCCTAAAAACGCTCCAAGCCCCGCATGATAGACATTATAATACAGCACCACCCCGCTCAAACTCATCAACACTATCAAAACAACCAAAGTGGAATAAGCCACGAGTTGGATAGGGTTATACGCTCCTTTAGTGTGGGTTTTTCCGCTGATAAGAAAATACGCTTTCATCTGATCGATCCAGGCTTTTGGGCTTAAAAGTTGGCTAAAACTCCTGCGTTCCATCAAGCTTTCTTTAGTGAAAAAAAGATAGGTTCTAAAGATTAAGGCACTAATGAGCAAAAACCCAAACATGACATGAAAAGAGCGCACATAAGCTTGTAAAAGATACACCCCTTTATAAAAGCTGGAATTAGGCTGCAAAAAAGGGTAAGCGATGTAAAACCCTGTAGCGATTAAAGCGAAAATACTCAAAGCCCTAACCCAATGGAAAAAGCGCACAAAACCGGAATATTCTTTGTGTAAAACGACCTTATTCATTTTATCCATGCGTAACCCTTTTTAGAATTTAGCGAAATTAGGCTCTACTTTAAACTCGTTTAAAGACTGCCCTTTAAAATCCATCACATGCACAGAACATGCAATGCATGGGTCAAAAGAATGGATAGTCCTAATGATTTCTAAAGGCTGGGTTAAATCAGCGATTTTAGTGCCAATCAAGCTCATTTCATAAGCCCCCCTTTGATTTTTAGAATCTCTAGGCCCCGCATTCCAAGTAGAAGGCACCACCGCTTGATAATTTTCCACCACGCCGTTTTTAATACGCACCCAATGGCTTAGCATGCCCCTTGGCACTTGACCAATGTAGCGCCCTTTATATTCTTGATTTTTATCAATATGATAAGGAGCGCAAGTGCTCTGATCGCTTTTTAGATTTTCCACTAACGCATCAAACGCCAAAAGGCCATTATCAGCGATTGTCTTAGCTTCAATACACCTTGCAGCTGTGCGTCCAAGCGTTGAAAACAACGCCTCTAAAGGCAGTTTAGTGTCTTTTAAAAACTTAGTAGCCACTTCAGTAACATAAGGGTTTTTCGCCGCTAAACCTACCACTACGGAACTTAAAGGGCCTACTTCCATGGGCTTACTATCGTATCTGGGCGATTTGATCCAAGAATATTTATTTTTAGTGTCAAGCACTTTAGCAGGGATTATTTTATTTTCAATCCCCACGCTCTCGCCGTCTTTTAAACCGGTATAATGCGGATTCGTTTGCCCGTCATAAGGGTGGAGTTGCACTTCTTTAGTGTCTTCGTATTGATACCAAGAATGCGTAACTTCTTCTTTAATCAAACTCTCATCAATGGGGTGCAGTTTAGAAATATCCCCATCAAGCACCACCCCACTACTCAAAAGGTATTTATCCCTCCCAAGCAACACTTCTTCATAAGCGATAAAATTCCTTAAGCCACAGCCTTTAATAACGGATGGTTCGTTAGCGAACATTTCGCCCGCCATCACCAAATCAGGGTAGTAAGCATGGTTGATAAAATTGGCCACCACTTCAAACTTGCTCTTCCATTCAGCCAATCTTGTCGGATCCAATATATCCATAACACTCGTAACACCCCCCACCGTTAGGCTTTGTGGGTGAGGCTGTTTGGCCCCAAAAATAGCGGTCATTTTCGCCGCTTCCCTTTGGATTTCTAAAAGCTTGAGATAGTGGCTTAAGACGATTAAATTTTGCTCTGGGCTTAAACGATAGGTTTTATGCCCGTAATAGCCGTTACTGAAAGGCCCCAAAGATCCACCTTTAGCGAAATCGCTCAAGCGTTTTTGAACCGCTTTTAATTCACCGGCACCGGTATTAATGGGATAAGGGCTGTATTTGAAAGAAAGTTTTGCCGCTTCAAAAGGATCGGCTTTTAAAGCGCTCATAATATCGCACCAATCAAGCCCATGCAAAGTATAGAAATGCACCACATGATCGTGAAAAAGCAACGCCATGTTCATCAAAGATCGCACCAATTGCGCGTTTAATGGGGGGGTAATGCCTAGAGCGTTTTCTACCGCCGTGATACCAGCCTTATAATGCGAATAAGTGCATACCCCGCAAATCCTTTGAGCGATGAAGCCTGCATCTCGTGGGTCTCTGCCTTTAATGATCGTCTCTAGCCCCCTAAAAAGCGTAGAAGAAGAAAATGCATCAGTGATCACATTATCATCATCTACGATCACTTCAATCCTTAAATGCCCCTCAATCCTAGTGATAGGATCGACTACGATTTTTTTTGACATGTTAATCCCTTACTCTTTGTTTTTGATCGCTTTAGAAAGGAGCGCATGCGCAACAATGCCAATAGCGGTTGCACTGAGTAAAGTCGTGCCGACTTTATCGGCCACTTTATCAGCCCCTAATCCGTCAAAGGCGGTTTTAATGGAACGATTCGCTAAAGGCTCTTCAAAAGGACTCATCGTATCCCAAAAATTAGGCTCAGAACACCCTATGCACCCATGCCCTGCACCTATGGGCCAAGAAGTGTGTGAATTGAAACGGAGTTTGGAGCAATTGTTGAAAGTGTAAGGCCCTTTACAGCCCATTTTATACAAACAAAAGCCCCTTTTAGCGTTTTCATCGCCAAAATGTTCCACAAATTCGCCCGCATCAAAATGCCCTCTCCTTTCGCACAAATCATGAATCCTGTTCCCATAAGCCCAAGAGGGGCGGTTATACGCATCAAGTTTAGGGAGAGCCCCAAACATCAAGTAATAAAGCACGTTGCCCACGATATTTTTTTCACTAGGCGGGCAACCAGGAACATTGATCACGGGTTTATCAATGATTTTGTGTAAGGGTTGCGCGTTAGAGGGGTTAGGGTAAGCCGCTTGCACGCCCCCAAAACTTGAGCATGTGCCTATGGCAAAAATAGCGGCTGCGTATTGGGCGGCTTTCCTGCACTCTTCAGCCCCCGTTTCAGCGTTTGGGCCTTGAGTGAGAAAGTATTCTGTGCCTTGGGGGATACCCCCTTCTACCATTAAAATGTAATTGTTTTTATGCTTTTCTATGGCGTCATGCAAGCTTTTTTCGGCTTGAAAACCGCTCGCTACCATAATGGTCTCATGGTATTCTAGGTTGATGTAATCAAAGATAATGCTATCAATGGTGGGGTCTGCGCTCCTTAACAAGCTCTCGCTGCAACCGGTGCATTCTGCCATGTGCAACCAAATCACAGGCAACCTGTTAGCCACTTCTACCGCTTTTAAAGTCAAGGGAGCAAAACTAGCCGGCAAAGCTAGAGTCGTGCTCATCATGCCCGCCCACTTCAATAAATCGCGCCTAGAAATGCCCGCCCCCTTAAACTCGTCTTGCAAGTTTTTATGCTCGTTGTGAGCGTTAAACGAACTGACTATCTCAAGGCGTTCTTCAATCTTTTGATAGGTCTTTTTTTCATCGTAGAACATGACCACTCCTTAATTAGAAATTTTCATTATCTTAACATAATAAAAATAATGTAGTGGCAATTGATTGTTTTTTAGTTTTTATTGAGATTGAGGGAATTTCTTTAATATTAAGTTTCATTTGGATAGAATTCCCACTTATTTTATTAAAAAAGGAACAAAATGAAAAAAGTACTCATCATTAATGGGGCCAAAGCGTTCGGGAGCTCTGGAGGGAAACTCAATGAAACTTTGACCCAACATGCAAAAAAGACTTTAGAATCTTTGGGGCTAGAAGTGGATACAACGATCGTGGATAAAGGCTATGAACATGCTCAAGAAGTGGAGAAAGTCTTTAGCGCTGATGCG is a genomic window of Helicobacter pylori oki112 containing:
- a CDS encoding hydrogenase 1 small subunit, with amino-acid sequence MFYDEKKTYQKIEERLEIVSSFNAHNEHKNLQDEFKGAGISRRDLLKWAGMMSTTLALPASFAPLTLKAVEVANRLPVIWLHMAECTGCSESLLRSADPTIDSIIFDYINLEYHETIMVASGFQAEKSLHDAIEKHKNNYILMVEGGIPQGTEYFLTQGPNAETGAEECRKAAQYAAAIFAIGTCSSFGGVQAAYPNPSNAQPLHKIIDKPVINVPGCPPSEKNIVGNVLYYLMFGALPKLDAYNRPSWAYGNRIHDLCERRGHFDAGEFVEHFGDENAKRGFCLYKMGCKGPYTFNNCSKLRFNSHTSWPIGAGHGCIGCSEPNFWDTMSPFEEPLANRSIKTAFDGLGADKVADKVGTTLLSATAIGIVAHALLSKAIKNKE
- the cybH gene encoding Ni/Fe-hydrogenase, b-type cytochrome subunit, with protein sequence MDKMNKVVLHKEYSGFVRFFHWVRALSIFALIATGFYIAYPFLQPNSSFYKGVYLLQAYVRSFHVMFGFLLISALIFRTYLFFTKESLMERRSFSQLLSPKAWIDQMKAYFLISGKTHTKGAYNPIQLVAYSTLVVLIVLMSLSGVVLYYNVYHAGLGAFLGSAFKWFEALCGGLANVRFIHHLATWGIILFVPVHVYMVFFHSIRYESSGADSMINGYGYTKE
- a CDS encoding nickel-dependent hydrogenase large subunit, translating into MSKKIVVDPITRIEGHLRIEVIVDDDNVITDAFSSSTLFRGLETIIKGRDPRDAGFIAQRICGVCTYSHYKAGITAVENALGITPPLNAQLVRSLMNMALLFHDHVVHFYTLHGLDWCDIMSALKADPFEAAKLSFKYSPYPINTGAGELKAVQKRLSDFAKGGSLGPFSNGYYGHKTYRLSPEQNLIVLSHYLKLLEIQREAAKMTAIFGAKQPHPQSLTVGGVTSVMDILDPTRLAEWKSKFEVVANFINHAYYPDLVMAGEMFANEPSVIKGCGLRNFIAYEEVLLGRDKYLLSSGVVLDGDISKLHPIDESLIKEEVTHSWYQYEDTKEVQLHPYDGQTNPHYTGLKDGESVGIENKIIPAKVLDTKNKYSWIKSPRYDSKPMEVGPLSSVVVGLAAKNPYVTEVATKFLKDTKLPLEALFSTLGRTAARCIEAKTIADNGLLAFDALVENLKSDQSTCAPYHIDKNQEYKGRYIGQVPRGMLSHWVRIKNGVVENYQAVVPSTWNAGPRDSKNQRGAYEMSLIGTKIADLTQPLEIIRTIHSFDPCIACSVHVMDFKGQSLNEFKVEPNFAKF
- the hydD gene encoding hydrogenase biosynthesis protein HydD, translated to MSQKILILGIGNILFGDEGIGVHLAHYLKRNFSFFPSVDIIDGGTMAQQLIPLITSYEKVLILDCVSAKGVEIGSVYAFDFKDAPKEITWAGSAHEVEMLHTLRLTEFLGDLPKTFIVGLVPFVIGSETTFKLSSEILNALETALKAIETQLNAWGVQMQRTDHIALECIAELSYKGF